From the genome of Aerosakkonema funiforme FACHB-1375:
GCCCTTCTTTCCACAATCGCAGTGCCGTTCCCTCTGCTTGGGCGCTTTCGAGTTGTTTGAGTCGATTTGCTTCAAAAAAGACTGGTTTCGATAGCGATCGCGACTGATATACTTCAGCTGCTTCTGCACCCGATTTTGCTGCTAGTTCCAGCAGTTGTTCTGCTAGTGCCTTTGGTTGCAAGTTGTCAGAACCCATAACACGATTTTAGATTTTAGATTTTAAATTTTAGATTGAATCCAGAATCCTAAATCTAAAATTACGCTAGATCGAGATCTTGTAATAACCAAAAACCGGCAAAAGATTCTGCTTGAGGATCGGACTGAACTGCTAAAAAATGCACGTTTTGTGCTTTCTGCTTGGCTTCCTCAAATTTTTTGGCTTCGGCAACCGTAGCGGCATCTTTGATATTAGCGAGAATCCAGCGATCGATCGCACCTGTTTCTAATAGCAATCTCGCTTGCTTACCTGGGTCAAATTTAATGCACGCCAGTTCCAAACCCGATATCCAGGCAGACAAAGGCATCGCTCTAGACGAAAAGAAGATTATACCAGGGATGGGTGTATCCGCAGTTACGCCCCGCGCCTGCAAAGGAAAAGCTTCCTTAAAGCCAATTTCCCATTCGTTCATTTCCGCAAATGCTGACGCTTCCAAAGTCACAAACGCCCACCGCTGTCCGATTAAAGCATCGGGTAAAGGTTGGGGAGGTTGAATTTGGACTTGTACGGAAGGATTGGGGCCAACTGGTGTAAAGCCGGGATAATGGGGATATACTTCCTGCATCCGCTCGTTAAGCCACTGGTTGATGTTAAATGTCCGGCGGCTGGGGTAAGCTGCAATACCCAAATCTTCGCACGCTTTGGTAATCATATTATTCATGGCGATGCGGAAGAAGCGGATTTTTTGGGGAGTTTGTCCGGATTGAGCGATCGCTTCCTCCAATGCCGTCCGCAACCACACCGAGTTTACCCGATCGTTCGGACAGAATTTCGCAAACCGGAACGCAGATTCAGACGAGTCTTTCACATCCAAAGGACTCTCGCAGATCAGCACTTCCCACAATTTTTTCTTGTTCTCGTCGAATATCGGACGCGAATAAAAGTCAATTTCCCAAATAGTACCCATGTCAAACAGTTAGAATTTCGCCATTTTCAATCATACGATTAATTCGGGATAAATATTTGTATTTCAATTGCTATAGATGTAAGACAATTCCTAAATTTCCCCTTTATCTATAGCACCATTCCAGTAGAAATTAATTTACAAAAAGAACGAAATATGTATTGTGAGGCTCACTCGCCCAATTTATAGGGTGGGTTAAGCACGGGTACGCGCTAACGGTATTACTTATCGGGAAATCAACTATTTTTGTGTGTTGTGAAATAATCGTCCGCACCTAAACCAGCCTACAAATTGTTATACCAAATCCGGGTTAATTACTCCCTTTATCTTCTTTCTTCTTTCTTCTTTCTTCCTTCTTCGTTTTCTTCGATCTTCTCGGTTCGTTTACTCCCTTCCCGCCGTAAGATTATCGATCGCAAGTTACTTGTTGTTCTTTTCTCCCCCACTCTCCCGCTCCCCCCTAATGCAATACATATTCTTTGAGCGGAAAGGGAGTAAAAAGGGGTAGCGTTGCCCGGATTTAGTATTAGACATCTCCAGAAAAGGATCTCAAAGGCAGGCAGGATGCCTACCCCACAAGAATTTTTGGAGATATCTATTAGATGGTGGGTTACAGTGCGGGAAACAAACTATTTTTTTGTGTT
Proteins encoded in this window:
- a CDS encoding Tab2/Atab2 family RNA-binding protein, producing MGTIWEIDFYSRPIFDENKKKLWEVLICESPLDVKDSSESAFRFAKFCPNDRVNSVWLRTALEEAIAQSGQTPQKIRFFRIAMNNMITKACEDLGIAAYPSRRTFNINQWLNERMQEVYPHYPGFTPVGPNPSVQVQIQPPQPLPDALIGQRWAFVTLEASAFAEMNEWEIGFKEAFPLQARGVTADTPIPGIIFFSSRAMPLSAWISGLELACIKFDPGKQARLLLETGAIDRWILANIKDAATVAEAKKFEEAKQKAQNVHFLAVQSDPQAESFAGFWLLQDLDLA